One Rhodoferax ferrireducens T118 DNA segment encodes these proteins:
- a CDS encoding response regulator transcription factor, translated as MKTSAPKPSLDQTLDRANSDLVLIVDDVPDNLSVLHDALDESGYTVLVATHGEAALQRAAQALPDIVLLDAMMPGMDGFEVARRLKAAPQTAHIPIIFMTGLLDTEYLVAALEAGGVDYVTKPIKPKEVLARMQVHLQGAREKRQARSALDAFGYASITVRVSDGKLMWQTPLARELLLRYYGTEAPKTPEPVCQWLRRHVNDAVALTEPPRLSIELGPKRLTFRLHQQIGDSEGGGDWLIIMQEVSDESVIEAIALSFKLTPREAEVLYWVVKGKINRDIGDILGSSPMTVKKHLEHVFAKLGVETRTAAAGMAMSRIRQLHPQFEG; from the coding sequence ATGAAAACTAGCGCCCCCAAACCCTCGTTGGACCAAACCCTGGACCGTGCCAACAGCGACCTCGTGCTGATCGTGGACGACGTGCCCGACAACCTGTCGGTGCTGCATGACGCGCTGGACGAATCCGGTTACACCGTGCTGGTCGCCACCCATGGCGAGGCTGCCTTGCAGCGCGCCGCGCAAGCCTTGCCCGATATTGTGTTGCTGGACGCCATGATGCCCGGCATGGATGGTTTTGAGGTGGCGCGGCGCCTGAAAGCCGCGCCGCAAACCGCGCACATTCCCATCATCTTCATGACCGGCCTGCTGGACACCGAATACCTGGTGGCCGCGCTGGAGGCGGGTGGTGTCGACTACGTCACCAAACCGATCAAGCCCAAAGAAGTGCTGGCCCGCATGCAGGTGCACCTGCAAGGCGCGCGCGAAAAACGCCAGGCTAGATCCGCGCTGGACGCCTTTGGCTATGCCAGCATCACCGTGCGTGTGAGCGACGGCAAACTGATGTGGCAAACCCCGCTGGCACGCGAACTGCTGCTGCGCTACTACGGCACCGAGGCGCCGAAAACGCCCGAGCCGGTCTGCCAGTGGCTGCGTCGCCATGTGAATGATGCCGTGGCGCTGACCGAGCCGCCGCGCCTGAGTATCGAGCTGGGTCCGAAGCGCCTGACCTTTCGCCTGCACCAGCAAATCGGTGACTCCGAGGGCGGCGGCGACTGGCTCATCATCATGCAGGAGGTGTCGGACGAGAGCGTGATCGAAGCCATCGCCCTGAGCTTCAAGCTGACACCGCGCGAGGCCGAGGTGCTGTACTGGGTGGTCAAGGGTAAGATCAACCGCGACATTGGCGACATCCTGGGCTCCAGCCCGATGACGGTCAAGAAACACCTGGAGCATGTGTTTGCCAAGCTGGGCGTGGAGACCCGCACGGCGGCGGCCGGCATGGCGATGAGCCGCATCCGCCAGCTGCATCCGCAATTTGAAGGATGA
- the ureC gene encoding urease subunit alpha: MATIGRRAYAEMFGPTVGDRVRLADTNLIIEVEDDYTLRAGGYGEEVKFGGGKTIRDGMAQSQRSRAEGAVDTVMTNALIIDHWGIVKADIGLKDSRIVAIGKAGNPDTQPGVDIIIGPGTEVISCEGSIVTAGGFDSHIHFICPQLIEEALSSGITTMTGGGTGPATGTFATTCTPGSWHIERMLQAADAFAMNLGFMGKGNASLPAALHEQINAGALGLKLHEDWGTTPAAIDNCLNVAELTDTQVAIHTDTLNESGFVEDTLAAFKGRSIHTFHTEGAGGGHAPDIMKLVGEPNVLPSSTNPTRPYTVNTLDEHVDMLMVCHHLDAAIAEDLAFAESRIRKETIAAEDILHDLGAISIMSSDSQAMGRVGEVIIRTWQTAHKMKAQRGWLAPPPERSEPVEKLQRNDNYRVKRYLAKYTINPALTHGMAHEVGSIELGKWADLVVWRPAFFGVKPSLIVKGGSIAMAAMGDPNASIPTPQPVHYRPMFGAFGGALARGSLTFVSQAGLNAGIGARYGLSKTLSAVKNIRGIRKEHMVHNHYLPKMEIDAQTYSVRADGELLTCEPAVSLPMTQRYFLF; encoded by the coding sequence ATGGCAACCATCGGACGGCGCGCTTACGCTGAAATGTTTGGCCCCACGGTGGGCGACCGGGTGCGCCTGGCCGACACCAACCTGATCATTGAAGTCGAAGACGACTACACCCTGCGCGCGGGCGGCTACGGCGAAGAAGTCAAGTTTGGCGGCGGCAAAACCATCCGCGATGGCATGGCGCAGTCGCAGCGCAGCCGGGCCGAGGGCGCGGTTGATACCGTCATGACAAATGCCCTGATCATTGACCACTGGGGCATTGTCAAGGCCGACATTGGCCTCAAAGACAGCCGCATCGTGGCCATCGGCAAAGCCGGCAACCCAGACACCCAGCCGGGCGTGGACATCATCATCGGCCCGGGCACCGAAGTCATCAGCTGCGAAGGCAGCATCGTCACCGCCGGTGGTTTTGACAGCCACATCCACTTCATTTGCCCGCAACTGATTGAAGAGGCTTTGAGTAGCGGAATCACCACCATGACCGGCGGCGGCACGGGCCCGGCCACCGGCACCTTTGCCACCACCTGCACACCCGGCTCGTGGCACATTGAGCGCATGCTGCAGGCCGCTGATGCGTTTGCCATGAACCTGGGCTTCATGGGCAAGGGCAACGCCAGCCTGCCTGCCGCGCTGCACGAGCAAATCAACGCGGGCGCCTTGGGCCTCAAATTACACGAAGACTGGGGCACCACGCCAGCGGCGATCGACAACTGCCTGAACGTGGCCGAACTCACCGACACACAGGTGGCGATCCACACCGACACGCTCAACGAATCGGGCTTTGTGGAAGACACACTGGCCGCTTTCAAAGGTCGCAGCATCCACACCTTTCACACCGAAGGGGCTGGCGGCGGCCACGCGCCTGACATCATGAAACTGGTGGGCGAGCCCAACGTGCTGCCGTCTTCCACCAACCCGACACGGCCGTACACCGTCAACACGCTGGATGAACACGTGGACATGCTGATGGTCTGCCACCACCTGGACGCCGCCATAGCCGAAGACCTGGCCTTTGCCGAGAGCCGCATCCGCAAGGAAACCATCGCCGCCGAAGACATCCTGCACGACCTGGGCGCCATCAGCATCATGAGCAGCGACAGCCAGGCCATGGGCCGCGTCGGTGAGGTCATCATCCGTACCTGGCAGACCGCGCACAAGATGAAGGCGCAGCGCGGCTGGCTGGCACCGCCGCCTGAGCGCAGCGAGCCGGTGGAAAAATTGCAGCGCAACGACAACTACCGGGTCAAGCGCTACCTGGCCAAGTACACGATCAACCCGGCACTGACGCACGGCATGGCGCATGAAGTGGGCTCCATCGAGCTTGGCAAATGGGCCGATCTGGTGGTCTGGAGGCCCGCCTTCTTTGGCGTCAAACCGTCCTTGATTGTCAAAGGCGGCTCAATCGCCATGGCGGCCATGGGCGACCCCAATGCCAGCATCCCGACGCCGCAACCGGTGCATTACCGGCCCATGTTTGGCGCGTTTGGCGGCGCCTTGGCGCGCGGCTCGCTCACCTTTGTATCGCAAGCCGGGTTGAACGCCGGTATTGGCGCGCGCTATGGGCTGAGCAAGACTTTAAGCGCCGTCAAAAACATCCGGGGCATTCGCAAAGAGCACATGGTGCATAACCACTACCTGCCCAAGATGGAGATCGATGCCCAGACCTACAGCGTGCGCGCCGACGGCGAGTTGCTCACCTGCGAGCCGGCGGTGAGTTTGCCGATGACGCAGCGCTACTTTTTGTTCTAA
- a CDS encoding LysE family translocator: MLTLFFSAFVLGLVFNAAPGAVFAETVRQGVRGGFRPALQIQLGSLVGDATWAMLGLAGIGLVMQIDMLRLPLGFAGAVYLLYLSWDSWRAAAVEYSINPGHAPAESPALRKGMALSLANPHNLAYWAAIGGAMGAVGVSDPSTTDYGVFFAGFMLSSLLWCFVCAAAVDRVFRRAGAQWARFTYRLCAVAMLALALGSLRDLLHPGHSTSPSSPVGIHHPQ; the protein is encoded by the coding sequence ATGCTGACCCTGTTTTTCTCCGCCTTTGTACTGGGCCTGGTGTTTAATGCCGCGCCCGGTGCCGTGTTTGCCGAAACCGTGCGCCAAGGTGTACGCGGGGGCTTTCGTCCGGCTCTGCAGATCCAGCTCGGCTCTCTGGTGGGTGATGCCACCTGGGCCATGTTGGGCCTGGCCGGCATTGGTCTGGTCATGCAAATCGACATGCTGCGCCTGCCACTGGGTTTTGCTGGCGCGGTGTACCTGCTCTACCTCTCGTGGGACAGCTGGCGCGCAGCGGCCGTGGAGTACAGCATAAACCCCGGTCACGCCCCAGCGGAGTCGCCGGCCCTGCGCAAGGGCATGGCCCTGTCGCTCGCCAACCCGCACAACCTGGCCTACTGGGCAGCCATTGGTGGTGCCATGGGCGCAGTGGGTGTCAGTGATCCCAGCACGACGGATTACGGTGTGTTTTTTGCGGGTTTCATGCTGTCCTCGCTGCTGTGGTGCTTTGTCTGTGCCGCTGCAGTGGACCGCGTGTTTCGCCGCGCTGGTGCGCAGTGGGCCCGCTTCACTTACCGTCTCTGTGCTGTGGCCATGCTGGCCCTGGCCCTGGGCTCGCTGCGTGACCTCTTGCACCCGGGGCATTCCACTTCTCCCTCGTCACCTGTCGGCATCCACCACCCGCAGTAA
- a CDS encoding TonB-dependent receptor — protein MNALPIKPRHLLRASVCALFATNMSPALAQSGAGTHSTLPAPDDNAQTGVLREVVVVGVRASLASAQEIKRDKLEIVDSIVADDITKLPDFSVTDALQRVTGLQIARDRGDGTGISIRGLTQMETTLNGREVFTAGAGRNFDFADMASELVSGIDVYKTSSAEHIEGGVGGLIDLRTRRPFDFKGREIVGSTRLIYGDLADRNATQFSVLASNRWKTTSAGEFGVLVNLAYQDRAFREDQKGTGNPQARTDLMAGQTVIAPNGTSETISLGNRKRSTAHVVLQWRPAADLELYAEGSYTEFQTRQNSWQSNVLASPALVPGSAAVFPGTNDVSHITWMNAPVSILSFARDTLDRTKQAAVGGVWSGKALTLKSDVSYTQSSNTLFFSGLTLGGTAANFTQDLSTDVPSSSITGTNLLDPANLQYTGIAYRLRRFEGDQATVRLDGEYEVSDSLVNTLLAGVRYARRGASNASGLVVADAGVAGIPVAALPQYAMVNPYDFYAGTASIRNTLVGNLDTARDAVGLRNAFGITTPIPATASPLSLWDISEDTQAAYLMARFTATGLPLKGPLDGNIGLRVVSTHERVAGAQSVPATGAVVPVHVDSRYTDYLPSVNLRYLLSPGLYLRAAASRTLTRPNFDQLSPSLTLLPNAINPALNQGSAGNPELKPIRADNLDLAVEKYFNKSTAVHLTGFLKKVEGFVTTVSSPEVVDGVAYQVSRPQNSAAADIKGFELGYQQFYDFLPSWLSGLGLQANYTYVDSETLDRTLGEKVALQNLSRHSVNLIGMYEKGRLSARLAYNWRDKFLSGVTNIVGVGALPIYTRAYGWLDASLSYRFSEKISFVIAGTNLLGTRRSSYYGVETRPQSSWINDTQVSLAVTARF, from the coding sequence ATGAACGCCTTGCCAATCAAACCAAGACACCTGTTGCGGGCAAGCGTCTGTGCGCTGTTCGCGACCAATATGTCGCCGGCGTTGGCCCAGTCCGGCGCCGGGACCCATTCGACCTTGCCGGCCCCGGATGACAATGCCCAGACCGGTGTTCTGCGCGAAGTCGTCGTGGTCGGTGTGCGCGCCAGCCTGGCCTCGGCCCAGGAGATCAAGCGCGACAAGCTCGAAATCGTCGACTCCATCGTTGCCGATGACATCACCAAGTTGCCGGACTTCAGCGTCACCGACGCGTTGCAGCGCGTGACCGGCCTGCAGATTGCCCGTGATCGCGGGGATGGCACCGGTATCTCCATTCGCGGTCTCACGCAGATGGAGACGACGCTCAATGGCCGCGAAGTGTTCACGGCCGGGGCCGGGCGCAATTTTGATTTCGCCGACATGGCGTCCGAGCTGGTATCCGGCATCGACGTCTACAAAACCTCCTCTGCCGAGCACATCGAGGGTGGGGTGGGCGGATTGATCGATCTGCGCACTCGCCGTCCCTTTGATTTCAAAGGCCGTGAGATTGTTGGCTCAACCCGGCTGATCTACGGCGATCTGGCAGACCGCAATGCAACGCAATTTTCTGTCCTGGCAAGCAATCGCTGGAAAACGACCAGCGCCGGGGAGTTCGGCGTGCTCGTGAATCTTGCGTACCAGGACCGCGCCTTTCGCGAGGATCAAAAAGGCACCGGCAACCCACAAGCCCGCACCGATCTCATGGCGGGTCAGACCGTCATCGCACCCAACGGAACATCGGAAACCATCAGTCTGGGCAATCGCAAACGCAGCACCGCCCATGTGGTGCTGCAGTGGCGCCCGGCGGCAGACCTGGAACTCTATGCCGAGGGCAGTTACACGGAATTTCAGACCCGCCAGAACTCCTGGCAAAGCAACGTCTTGGCGTCACCGGCGTTGGTGCCTGGCAGCGCTGCCGTGTTTCCGGGCACGAATGACGTGAGCCACATCACCTGGATGAACGCGCCGGTCTCGATTCTGAGCTTCGCCCGTGACACGCTTGACCGGACGAAACAGGCCGCCGTGGGCGGGGTTTGGAGCGGCAAGGCGCTCACGCTCAAGTCGGATGTGAGCTACACCCAAAGCAGCAACACTCTCTTTTTCTCCGGCCTGACCTTGGGCGGCACTGCCGCCAACTTCACGCAAGACCTGTCCACCGATGTCCCCAGTTCGAGCATCACCGGGACAAATCTGCTGGACCCCGCCAATTTGCAGTACACGGGTATCGCCTACCGTTTGCGGCGCTTCGAAGGCGACCAGGCCACCGTTCGGCTGGATGGGGAATACGAGGTTTCGGACAGCTTGGTCAATACGCTCCTGGCCGGGGTGCGTTATGCCCGGCGTGGTGCCAGCAATGCGTCCGGCCTGGTGGTTGCCGACGCCGGCGTAGCAGGTATTCCGGTCGCAGCCCTGCCGCAATATGCCATGGTCAACCCTTATGATTTCTACGCCGGCACGGCCAGCATCCGCAACACCCTGGTTGGCAATCTGGATACGGCCCGCGATGCCGTGGGACTGCGCAACGCCTTTGGCATCACCACGCCGATCCCCGCCACAGCGAGCCCGCTGAGCCTGTGGGACATCAGCGAGGACACGCAGGCGGCGTATCTCATGGCCCGGTTCACGGCCACGGGCCTGCCGTTGAAGGGTCCGCTGGATGGCAACATCGGCCTGCGCGTGGTCAGTACCCATGAGCGGGTCGCGGGCGCCCAGTCGGTGCCGGCCACCGGCGCGGTGGTGCCCGTCCATGTCGACAGCCGTTACACCGACTACCTGCCCAGCGTGAACCTGCGCTACCTGCTCAGCCCGGGGCTGTATCTTCGTGCGGCGGCCTCCAGGACCCTGACGCGACCGAATTTCGACCAACTCTCACCTTCACTGACGCTGCTGCCAAACGCCATCAACCCAGCGCTGAATCAGGGTAGCGCGGGCAATCCGGAACTCAAGCCGATCCGCGCCGACAATCTGGATCTGGCAGTGGAAAAATATTTCAACAAGAGCACGGCAGTTCACCTCACCGGCTTCCTGAAGAAAGTTGAGGGTTTCGTGACCACGGTGAGCAGCCCGGAAGTGGTGGACGGCGTCGCGTACCAAGTGAGCCGTCCGCAAAACAGCGCCGCGGCCGACATCAAGGGTTTCGAGCTTGGCTACCAGCAGTTCTACGATTTCCTGCCGTCCTGGCTGAGCGGCCTTGGCCTGCAGGCGAACTACACCTATGTCGACAGCGAGACCCTCGACCGCACCCTGGGTGAAAAGGTGGCGCTGCAAAATCTCTCCAGGCACAGCGTCAACCTCATTGGCATGTACGAGAAGGGCAGGCTGTCAGCTCGCCTCGCCTACAACTGGCGCGACAAATTCTTGAGCGGTGTCACCAACATCGTGGGCGTCGGTGCACTGCCCATTTACACCCGGGCCTACGGCTGGCTTGACGCGTCGCTGAGCTATCGATTCAGCGAGAAAATCTCATTCGTGATCGCGGGCACGAACTTGCTTGGCACGAGGCGCAGTTCTTACTACGGTGTGGAAACAAGACCTCAGAGTAGCTGGATCAACGACACGCAAGTCAGCCTTGCTGTGACCGCTCGATTCTGA
- a CDS encoding GNAT family N-acetyltransferase yields the protein MDIRIDDLQGSAIQALLQTHLNAMYEHSPPESVHALDLEALRHPSITFWTAWDNHELLGCGALKQLSADHAELKSMRTASAHVRKGVARVILRHIESAARVKGIQRISLETGPHAPFAAAQKLYMSEGFVECGPFANYVLDPYSLFMTKALL from the coding sequence ATGGACATTCGCATCGATGATCTACAAGGCAGCGCCATCCAGGCCTTGCTGCAAACGCATCTGAATGCCATGTATGAGCACTCGCCGCCGGAAAGTGTGCATGCGCTTGACCTCGAAGCGCTGCGCCATCCGTCCATCACGTTCTGGACGGCGTGGGACAACCACGAGCTGCTGGGTTGCGGTGCCCTCAAGCAACTCAGCGCCGACCATGCCGAACTCAAGTCCATGCGCACGGCCAGCGCCCATGTGCGCAAAGGTGTCGCGCGAGTCATCCTGCGGCATATCGAGTCCGCCGCGCGGGTCAAAGGCATCCAGCGCATCAGCCTGGAGACCGGTCCTCACGCGCCTTTCGCCGCAGCACAAAAGCTGTATATGAGTGAAGGTTTTGTGGAATGTGGCCCGTTTGCCAACTATGTGCTGGACCCGTACAGCCTGTTTATGACCAAGGCGCTGTTGTAG
- the ureA gene encoding urease subunit gamma produces the protein MELTPREKDKLLLFTAGLLAERRKARGLKLNYPEAVALISAAVMEGARDGKTVAELMSFGRTILTRFDVMDGIAEMIPDIQVEATFPDGTKLVTVHQPIV, from the coding sequence ATGGAACTTACCCCTCGTGAAAAAGACAAGCTGCTGCTATTTACCGCTGGTTTGCTGGCGGAGCGTCGCAAGGCGCGTGGCCTCAAGCTCAACTATCCCGAGGCCGTGGCCCTGATCAGCGCCGCCGTGATGGAAGGTGCGCGCGATGGCAAAACCGTGGCCGAATTGATGAGCTTCGGCCGCACCATCCTGACCCGCTTTGATGTGATGGACGGCATTGCCGAGATGATTCCCGACATCCAGGTCGAAGCCACTTTTCCGGACGGCACCAAGCTGGTCACCGTGCATCAGCCCATCGTCTGA
- a CDS encoding urease subunit beta has translation MIPGELFTDGPEHVLNPGRRAHTLAVVNASDRPIQVGSHYHFAETNGALGFDRAAAKGMRLNIASGSAVRLEPGQQRTVELVDYAGDRIVYGFRGLTQGAL, from the coding sequence ATGATTCCTGGCGAACTCTTTACCGACGGCCCCGAGCATGTGCTCAACCCCGGCAGACGCGCCCACACGCTGGCGGTGGTGAATGCGTCTGACCGCCCCATTCAAGTGGGTTCGCACTACCACTTTGCCGAAACCAATGGCGCGCTCGGCTTTGACCGGGCTGCCGCCAAAGGCATGCGGCTGAACATTGCGTCCGGCTCGGCGGTGCGCCTTGAGCCCGGCCAGCAGCGCACGGTGGAGCTGGTGGACTACGCGGGTGACCGCATCGTCTACGGCTTTCGCGGCCTGACGCAGGGCGCGTTGTAA
- a CDS encoding hybrid sensor histidine kinase/response regulator → MHHSGVTSDTHPIPHAAASTRARPEALQRITLVRRDYNGWVASETLEDYALRFTPQRFRKWSEWRVANTAFGAASFLILEAVGATLLVQYGFTNAFWAILATGLIIFLAGLPISIYAARYGVDMDLLTRGAGFGYIGSTLTSLIYASFTFIFFALEAAVMAYALELALGIPPSWGYLICALAVIPLVTHGVSTISRLQVWTQPVWLLMLVVPFVYVLMRDPGAFSGVVHYIGERGTGPGFSLPLFGAALTVGIALMTQMGEQADYLRFMPAKTPANRQRWWCSVLVGGPGWVILGVLKMLGGALLAYLAISHAVPVDRAVDPNQMYLAAYEYVFPNYGWAVAATALFVVISQLKINVTNAYAGSLAWSNFFSRLTHSHPGRVVWVVFNTLIAFMLMEMNVFQALGDVLGLYSNIAIAWMMAVVADLVINKPLGLSPPGIEFKRAHLYDINPVGVGSMALASLLSVTAHLGLFGPMAQAFSALIALGTAFVAAPLIAWATQGRYYMARQSAAPAGGAVGEGACKRYQVQRCVICERQYEGPDMAHCPAYQGAICSLCCTLDARCGDLCKPHASLSSQWSATLRWLLPRRSWSYLDNGLGYFLLLMGVTVPLLASVFGLLYHQELRALTLSVTDIVQLQAPHAALRSGFFKAYMALLVIAGLVAWWVVLAHKSRQVAQEESNRQTHLLMCEIESHRQTDEALQTARRVAEQARHAADQANQAKSRYISAISHELRTPLNSILGYAQLMGEDPSIPVHRQQAVSVIKRGGEHLLSLIEGTLDIAHIESGKLTLNPRPMHFASLMQDIASLFELEAQAKGLSFRYVEGAALPAVVRADEKRVRQILINLLGNAIKFTQKGQVTFDIRYAREMAVIDIEDTGPGLSPQELNRIFEPFTRAHTPGATASGSGLGLTIAKMLTDLMGGELTVTSTPGMGSVFKVKLFLPEVRVTSGAVGALCLSGSSADMPRSLANKPRHGYAGPRRRVLVVDNEEADRELLVNLLQPLGFELRTAASGHDCLDLLAAGYQPDVIFMDLAMPGIDGWETIRRLRALGSTQAQIAIVSANAFDKGLDNDVDMPSEDFILKPVRHSELLDWLALRLSLTWLDSAAPVAEPAPAPLPVALVYPERPQLDALREVVSLGFFRGIMNKLDEIEASQTQCTAFVTGMRGLARQFQFETMSQQLNQVIHEN, encoded by the coding sequence CTGCACCACAGCGGTGTGACCTCAGACACCCACCCCATCCCGCACGCGGCCGCGTCGACACGCGCGCGGCCCGAGGCGCTGCAGCGCATCACGCTGGTGCGGCGCGACTACAACGGCTGGGTGGCGAGCGAGACGCTGGAAGACTACGCCTTGCGTTTCACGCCGCAACGCTTTCGCAAGTGGTCCGAGTGGCGCGTTGCGAACACCGCTTTTGGCGCCGCCTCGTTCCTGATTCTGGAGGCTGTCGGCGCCACGCTGCTGGTGCAATACGGTTTTACCAACGCGTTTTGGGCCATTCTGGCCACCGGCCTCATCATTTTTCTGGCCGGCCTGCCGATCAGCATTTACGCCGCCCGCTACGGGGTGGACATGGACCTGCTCACGCGCGGCGCCGGTTTTGGCTACATCGGCTCCACGCTCACCTCGCTCATCTACGCCTCGTTCACCTTCATCTTTTTTGCGCTGGAGGCGGCCGTCATGGCCTATGCGCTGGAACTGGCGCTGGGCATTCCGCCCAGCTGGGGCTACCTGATTTGTGCGCTGGCGGTGATCCCGCTGGTGACCCATGGTGTTTCCACCATCAGCCGCCTGCAGGTCTGGACCCAGCCGGTGTGGCTGCTGATGCTGGTGGTGCCCTTTGTTTATGTGCTGATGCGCGACCCTGGTGCTTTCTCGGGCGTGGTGCACTACATCGGGGAAAGAGGAACGGGTCCGGGGTTCAGTCTGCCCTTGTTTGGTGCGGCGCTCACGGTCGGCATCGCCTTGATGACGCAAATGGGCGAACAGGCTGACTACCTGCGTTTCATGCCTGCCAAGACGCCTGCCAATCGCCAACGCTGGTGGTGCAGTGTGTTGGTCGGCGGGCCGGGCTGGGTGATTTTGGGTGTGCTCAAGATGCTGGGCGGGGCGCTCTTGGCTTATCTGGCGATCAGCCACGCGGTGCCGGTGGACCGCGCGGTGGACCCGAACCAGATGTACCTGGCGGCGTATGAATATGTGTTTCCCAATTACGGTTGGGCGGTGGCGGCCACGGCGCTGTTCGTGGTGATCTCGCAGCTCAAGATCAATGTCACCAACGCCTATGCCGGTTCGCTGGCCTGGTCCAATTTTTTCTCGCGCCTGACGCACAGCCACCCGGGCCGGGTGGTGTGGGTGGTGTTCAACACCCTGATTGCGTTCATGCTGATGGAGATGAATGTGTTTCAGGCGCTGGGTGATGTGCTGGGCCTGTACTCCAACATCGCCATCGCCTGGATGATGGCGGTGGTGGCCGACCTGGTCATCAACAAACCGCTGGGCCTGTCACCGCCGGGCATCGAGTTCAAACGCGCGCATCTGTATGACATCAACCCGGTGGGCGTCGGTTCCATGGCGCTCGCGTCCCTCTTGTCAGTCACGGCGCACCTGGGGCTGTTCGGCCCCATGGCGCAGGCCTTCTCGGCGCTGATTGCGCTGGGCACGGCGTTCGTGGCCGCGCCGCTGATTGCATGGGCCACCCAGGGCCGCTACTACATGGCACGACAGAGCGCGGCGCCAGCGGGCGGGGCGGTGGGTGAGGGGGCCTGCAAGCGCTACCAGGTGCAGCGCTGCGTGATCTGCGAACGCCAGTACGAAGGCCCCGACATGGCGCATTGCCCGGCCTACCAAGGCGCCATCTGCTCGCTGTGTTGCACGCTGGACGCGCGCTGCGGCGACCTGTGCAAACCCCACGCTTCCCTGTCCAGCCAATGGTCCGCCACCTTGCGCTGGCTGCTGCCGCGGCGCAGCTGGTCGTACCTGGACAACGGCCTGGGCTACTTTCTGCTGCTCATGGGGGTGACCGTGCCGCTGCTGGCCAGTGTGTTCGGTCTGCTCTATCACCAGGAGTTGCGCGCCTTGACGCTGAGTGTGACTGACATCGTGCAGTTGCAGGCGCCGCATGCCGCTTTGCGTTCGGGGTTCTTCAAGGCCTATATGGCGCTGCTGGTGATTGCCGGCCTGGTGGCCTGGTGGGTGGTGCTGGCGCACAAGAGCCGCCAGGTGGCGCAGGAAGAATCCAACCGCCAGACCCATTTGCTGATGTGCGAGATCGAGTCGCACCGCCAGACCGACGAAGCGCTGCAAACCGCCAGGCGCGTGGCGGAGCAGGCGCGCCATGCCGCCGACCAGGCGAACCAGGCCAAGAGCCGCTACATCAGCGCCATCAGCCACGAGCTGCGCACGCCGCTCAACAGCATCCTGGGCTATGCGCAGCTGATGGGCGAGGACCCGTCCATCCCGGTGCACCGCCAGCAGGCCGTCAGCGTCATCAAGCGCGGCGGCGAGCACCTGCTCTCGCTGATCGAAGGCACACTCGACATCGCGCACATCGAGAGTGGCAAGCTCACGCTCAATCCCCGCCCCATGCACTTCGCCTCCCTGATGCAGGACATCGCCAGCCTGTTTGAGCTCGAAGCGCAGGCCAAGGGCCTGAGCTTTCGTTATGTTGAAGGCGCCGCCCTGCCGGCCGTGGTGCGGGCGGACGAAAAGCGGGTGCGTCAGATATTGATCAATCTGCTGGGCAACGCCATCAAGTTCACCCAGAAAGGGCAGGTCACGTTTGACATCCGCTACGCGCGCGAGATGGCCGTGATTGACATCGAAGACACCGGGCCGGGCCTGTCCCCACAAGAGCTCAATCGCATCTTTGAGCCCTTTACCCGCGCCCATACGCCGGGCGCCACGGCATCGGGCTCCGGTCTGGGGCTGACCATCGCCAAGATGCTGACCGACTTGATGGGTGGTGAACTCACCGTGACCAGCACGCCGGGCATGGGCTCGGTGTTTAAAGTGAAACTGTTTTTGCCCGAGGTGCGCGTGACCTCGGGCGCTGTCGGTGCCCTGTGCTTGTCCGGCTCCTCGGCCGACATGCCAAGGTCTTTGGCGAACAAACCACGCCACGGTTATGCCGGGCCACGCCGACGCGTGCTGGTGGTGGACAACGAAGAGGCCGACCGCGAGCTGCTCGTCAATCTGCTGCAGCCGCTCGGTTTTGAGCTGCGCACCGCCGCCAGCGGCCATGACTGCCTGGACCTGCTGGCAGCGGGCTATCAGCCCGACGTCATCTTCATGGACCTGGCCATGCCCGGCATTGACGGCTGGGAAACCATTCGCCGTCTGCGCGCACTGGGCAGCACCCAGGCGCAGATTGCCATCGTGTCGGCCAATGCTTTTGACAAGGGGCTGGACAACGACGTCGACATGCCAAGTGAAGACTTCATCCTCAAGCCGGTGCGCCACTCCGAGCTGCTGGACTGGCTGGCGCTGCGCTTGTCGCTCACCTGGCTGGACAGCGCCGCACCGGTCGCAGAGCCTGCCCCTGCGCCCCTGCCAGTCGCCCTGGTTTATCCCGAACGGCCGCAGCTCGATGCCTTGCGCGAGGTGGTGAGCCTGGGTTTTTTTCGCGGCATCATGAACAAGCTCGACGAAATCGAGGCCAGCCAGACGCAATGCACCGCCTTTGTCACCGGGATGCGCGGCCTGGCCCGGCAGTTCCAGTTTGAGACCATGAGTCAGCAACTGAACCAGGTGATCCATGAAAACTAG